In Micromonospora inyonensis, the genomic window GGTGCGCAGCTACGCCGAGGAGGCCCGGGAGCAGCTCTCACCGCTCCCCGACGGTCCTGCCCGCCGGGCCCTCGAGTCCCTCTGCGACTTCGTGGCCGACCGCACCAGCTGACCCACCCGCCGCGGCGGCGTTCCCGGTCACCGATCGCCCCGCCACCGTCGTGGTCGACGGGCCTGGGGGCTCGCTGGTCGACGGGCGGGGGAGCGTACGGGTGGCGGTGAGCATGAGGGCGGCGGCCAGCAGCATCGCCACCGCGCCGGTGGCCCACATGACGTGGTAGCCGAACCGGTCGGCCAGCAGGCCGAGCACCAGCGGGCCGAGGCAGCCGCCGGCGTACACGCCGGTCTGGGTGATCGAGGTGGCGGCGGCCGGGGCCGGCGGGTAGAGCCGGACCACGGCGAAGGTCATCACCCCGGGCCACGCCCAACCCAGACCGAAGCCGAGCACCACGCCGGCCACCAGCGGGACCGTGCCGGCCACGGCGAGCAGCGCCAGCCCCACCGCGCCCACGCCCAGCATCCCGGCGATGACCGCCACGTGACTGCCGGTGCGCCGGTCGGCGAGCCAACCGGCCGACACCCGGGCCAGGACGCAGACCGCGCTGCCCAGGGTCAGCGTCAGACCGGCCAGCCCCGGATCCAGTCCACGGGCGGCGGCGGAGTCGACGAGGAAGGTGCCGAGCGCGTTCGCGGCGGCGGCGGCGAGCGTCGCGGCCACCCCGACCAGCACCAGCGGCGCCGGGGCCCGGCTCCACCGGCCGGTGCCGTCACGCCGTACCGGGCCGGCCTCCCCACCCGGTACGGCGAACAACGCGGCCACGGCCGCGCCCGCCGCGACGACGAACGCCCAGCGCCAGCCGACGGTCAACGCGACCGCCGGTACGGCGGCACCGGCCAGCAGGGTGGCGACCGGTACGGCGGCCTGTTTCACGCCGAACGACAGCCCCTGCCGGCGGGTGGGCACGTGCCGGGCCAGGGCGGCGTTGCTGGCGAGCTGGCCGAGCGCGTTCGCGGCGGCGCTCACCGCCAGCAGAGCCACCAGAACCGGGTACGATCGCGCGGCCGTGGCCACGGCAAGCAGCGACCCGGCGGCGAGCAGGATGCCGGCCCGGGCGATCCGGGCGGGGCCGTACCGCTCGACCAGCGCCCCCGAGGGGACCGAGGCGAGCGCGCTCACCCCGAAGTAGACGGCGACGGCCATGCCCAGCCCGGTGGCGGAGAAGCCCAGCTCGGAGCCCATCTGCACGGCCAGGCCGCCGACCAGGAAGACAGGCAGCACGCAGGCGACGGTGGTGGTGACCGCGCCGACGCCGACGCGTACCGGTCGGGCCGGGGCCGGGTGGACGGCAGCGGCGGGGACGGTGTCGGTCATGGTGCGGCCAACCTACCCAGCGGGGGTCAACTCCCGATGAATTCGCCGGGCGGATCACAGTCGATCAACCCACGGTGTCTGTCGGTGCACACACAGTCGATGGATATCTGGCATCCTCGATCGGGCAGGCATTTCCTACGAGGCCTGTTTTTCATATGGTGTAGATCCCCGGCGGCGGAGGTGGTTGTGCGCGACCCCTTGGCGGAACCTTCCGATCTCATCCGGAGCGTGTCCCGCGCGCTACGAGTGCTCGAGGCGGTCGGTCGCGCCCCAAAGGGCCTGACCGTCAAGCAGATCGCCCGGCGCTGCGAGTTGACGGTGGCCACCACCTACCATCTCGTCCGGACCCTCGCCTACGAGGGATACGTGATCAGGCGGGAGGACGGCACGTACATCGTCGGGCTGGAGATCGCTGACCGGTACCGGGAACTGGTGACCGCCTTCCGCGGCCCCAGCGTGGTCGGTGAGACGCTGCGCCGGGCGGCCCTGGACAGCGGCTACAGCCACTTCCTCGGCCGGTTCGTGGGCGGCCAGGTGGCGGTCACGGCGGTGGCCGAGGGGGCGCGCTCGCCGTACCTGGAGGATCTGATGCCCGGGTTCGACGAGGCCGCCCACGCCACGGCGCTCGGCAAGGCCATGCTGGCCACCCTCACCGCCGAGCAACGCTTCCGCTACCTGCGGGAGTACGGCATGCGTCCGTTCACCGCCGCCACGCTGACCACGGTCGAGGCGTTCGAGGCCGACCTGACCGCCGGTGACCGGCGCGGCATGCAGATGGAACTGGGCCAGTTCCGGCAGGGGGTGGCCTGCGCGGCGGTCCTCGTCGCGCCGGACAAGGACATCGAGCGTCGGGTGGTGCTCGCCTGTGCCATGCCGGCCGGTGAGCTGATGACCTCCGCCCGGGTGGTCCGCGCCAAGCTGCTCACCGTTGCCCGGACCGTCGCCGAGGGCCTCACCGCCGAACACTGAGCCCTCGGCCCGCCCCACCCTGCCCTCCGCCGCCGGTCCGCCCCGCCCTCGGCTGCTTGGTAGCAGGGGTCCCCTGTTACCGCTTTTTGTGTAACAAGGGACCCCTGCTTCCACCTCAGGCGCCGATGTGGCCGCCGTCGAGGCGCCAGGTCACGACCACGCCCGGCTTGGCGAAGTCGCCGTCCGGCCAGTTCGACGCCGGGTTCTCGATCGAGGCACCGCTGATCTCACCGGGGTGCTGGACGGCGACGAAGACCGAGCGGTCGTCGGTGGTGATGAACGGGCCACAGGCCTCCGCGCCGAGGGGCACGGTGAGGAACTGCTTCAGGTGACCCCGCTCCGGGCCCTCGACCGGCGTGGCGAAGAGACCGTCGTTGCTGCCCAGCGCGTTGCCGTCGGTGGAGATCCAGAGGTTGCCGACGCTGTCGAAGGCGACGTTGTCCGGGCAGGAGATCGGCGAGACCTTCGTCTTGTCGTACCCGGCGAAGTAGGTCGACGGGTCGGTCGGGTCGCCGCAGACGATCGGCAGCGACCAGGCGAACGTCTCGGCCGTGTTGTCTCCCCGGTCCTCCACCAGTTCCAGGACGTGCCCGTGCTTGTTGGCGGTACGCGGGTTGGCCTCGTCCGCCTTCGGGTTGCTGCCGACGCCCCGGTTGGAGTTGTTGGTCAGCGCGACGTACACCTTGCCGGTGGCGAGGCTCGGCTCGACGTCCTCCGGGCGGTCCATCTTGGTGGCCCCGACCCGGTCACCGGCGAGCCGGGTGAAGGTCAGCACGTCGGCGGCGGTCATCCCGTCGACGTACGAGCGGTTGCCGCTGACCAGCTTGATCCACCGGCCCCGGCCGTCGAACGCGCCGTCGGTGGGGAGCTTGCCGGAGCCGTCGACCTCGTCGGCGCTGGTGTACTCCAGCTTCGCGACGTAGAGCGTGCCCGACTCGAGCAGCGTCAGGTTGTGCCGGCGGGCGTGCCAGGAGTTGCCCTTCAGGTACTTCTTGTCCGCGACGAACTTGTACAGGTAGTCGAACCGCTCGTCGTCGCCCATGTACGCCACCACGTGGCCGTCCTTGGCGACGATCACGTTCGCGCCCTCGTGCTTGAACCGGCCGAGCGCGGTGTGCTTGCGCGGCCGACCGTCCGGGTCGAACGGGTCGACCTCGACGATCCAGCCGTGCCGGTTCGCCTCGTTCGGGTGCCTGGCCAGGTCGAACCGCTCGTCGGCGCGTTCCCACTTCCGGCTGCCGGACGGGTACCGCTTGGCGGTGTCGATGCCGTACCGGGCCAGCTTCGGCCTGAGTTCCTCCGACACGGCGTCCCCGCCGACGAAGTACTGGTTGAAGTTCTCCTCGCCGGAGAGCACGGTGCCCCACGGGGTGATCCCGCCGGCGCAGTTGTTCAGCGTGCCGACGACGGTCCGCCCCGACGGGTCGGCGGCGGTCCTCAGCCACGCCGAGCCGGCGGCCGGGCCGGTCACGTCGAACTTCGTCGCCAGCGCGGTGATCCGCCGGTTGTACGGGCGGGCACCCCGGGCCACCGGCTGCCACCGGCCGGTGTCGCCGACCCGCTCGATCTCGACGACCGACAGGCCGTGTGCGGCCATCGCGGCCCGCACCTGCTCCACGGTGAGCGCGTCCTGGCTGGTGAAGCCGGGGAACATCAGGTCCTCGTTGGTGTACTCGTGGTTGACCACGAGCAGCGCGCGCCGGCCGCGCCGGTCCAGCGGGAGCACCCCGACGAAGTCGTTGTTGTAGCCGAACTGCTTCGACTGGCTGGCCCCGGTCTGGTGGTGCACGTCCAGCTCGGGCGCGCCCGGCACGACCTCGTCGCCCCAGCGGATCACCACCGCGTGGTCGTAGCCGTTCGGCACGACGAAGGTGTCCAGCTTGTTCGGCGGGACGGCCCGGAAGGTCAGCGCGCCGTTGCCGGTCCGCTGGCGGGCGGCGAAGTTCTCCACCTCGGGTAGTGCGGGAGCGGCGGCACCGGCCGGGGCGGCGGAGGCCACGCCGGCTCGGACGAGCGTGCCGCCGACCCCGAGGACGAGCGCGCCGACCGCGCCGGCCCGGACGACCCCGCGCCGGGACACCTCGGCGTTGACCATGTCGCCGAGGTACGGGTTGTCGGAGGTGTTGGGGACCGGGTGGTCGCAGGCGTTGCCGCACCGGTACAGACAGGTCATCGAGTCGCGGTTGCCGTGGCGTTTCGCGCCCAGCAGGGGAAGCAGCCGGCGTCGGTCGCTCATGGGGAGGAGCCTCCTGGAGGGTGGGTGCGCGCGCAGGACGACTCTGGGCGCGTGTCCTGCCGGACGCTAGGAGGGCTGGTTGAGCGGACGTCGGCCTCGGCGTGAACCGGACATGAACACCTCCAGCTCAGTGAACCGGTCCGGCCGGTGGCGCGTATGTTGCGGCGTACGCCCCGCTGCGGCGACTGCGAGGAGACCGCCATCAGCGACCACGACGCCCACCTGCTCCGCGCCCTGCACGACGAGCACGCCGACGCGCTCCACGCGTACGCCCTGCGCCTGGTCGACGGCGACCGGCAACGGGCCGAGGACCTGGTGCAGGAGACCCTGCTCCGGGCCTGGCGCAGTCCCGCGTCCCTGGACCCGGAACGTGGTTCGGTGCGGGCCTGGCTCTTCACCACCGCCCGCAACCTGGCCATCGACGCGTGGCGGCGGCGGTCGACCCGGGTGGGTGAGGTGGTCACCCACGCGCTGCCCGAACCACCGCCGACGGTCGACGAGGCCGAGCGGGCGGTGGAGGCGTGGACGATCGCCGAGGCGCTCTCCCGGCTCAGCCCGACCCACCGGGAGGTGCTGGTCGAGTGCTTCTACCAGGGGCGTTCGGTGGCCGAGGCGGCGGCCCGGCTCGGTGTGCCGCCCGGGACGGTCAAGTCCCGCACCCACTACGCGTTGCGGTCACTACGGTTGGTGCTGGCCGAGATGGGGGTGACGAAGTGAGGGGCTGCGAGTTCGCGTACGACGACGGCCCGTACGTGCTCGGTGCCCTCGCTCCCGCCGAGCGGGCCGCGTACGAACGGCACCTGGCCGGCTGCGCGGACTGCCGGACGGCGGTGGCCGAGGTGGCCGCCCTGCCCGGCCTGCTCGGCCGCCTCGACGCGGCCGAGGTGGAGCACCTGGTGCCGACGCCGGAACAACCCCGGGTGCCGGCGCTGCT contains:
- a CDS encoding MFS transporter; protein product: MTDTVPAAAVHPAPARPVRVGVGAVTTTVACVLPVFLVGGLAVQMGSELGFSATGLGMAVAVYFGVSALASVPSGALVERYGPARIARAGILLAAGSLLAVATAARSYPVLVALLAVSAAANALGQLASNAALARHVPTRRQGLSFGVKQAAVPVATLLAGAAVPAVALTVGWRWAFVVAAGAAVAALFAVPGGEAGPVRRDGTGRWSRAPAPLVLVGVAATLAAAAANALGTFLVDSAAARGLDPGLAGLTLTLGSAVCVLARVSAGWLADRRTGSHVAVIAGMLGVGAVGLALLAVAGTVPLVAGVVLGFGLGWAWPGVMTFAVVRLYPPAPAAATSITQTGVYAGGCLGPLVLGLLADRFGYHVMWATGAVAMLLAAALMLTATRTLPRPSTSEPPGPSTTTVAGRSVTGNAAAAGGSAGAVGHEVAEGLEGPAGRTVGER
- a CDS encoding IclR family transcriptional regulator, which gives rise to MRDPLAEPSDLIRSVSRALRVLEAVGRAPKGLTVKQIARRCELTVATTYHLVRTLAYEGYVIRREDGTYIVGLEIADRYRELVTAFRGPSVVGETLRRAALDSGYSHFLGRFVGGQVAVTAVAEGARSPYLEDLMPGFDEAAHATALGKAMLATLTAEQRFRYLREYGMRPFTAATLTTVEAFEADLTAGDRRGMQMELGQFRQGVACAAVLVAPDKDIERRVVLACAMPAGELMTSARVVRAKLLTVARTVAEGLTAEH
- a CDS encoding PhoX family protein gives rise to the protein MSDRRRLLPLLGAKRHGNRDSMTCLYRCGNACDHPVPNTSDNPYLGDMVNAEVSRRGVVRAGAVGALVLGVGGTLVRAGVASAAPAGAAAPALPEVENFAARQRTGNGALTFRAVPPNKLDTFVVPNGYDHAVVIRWGDEVVPGAPELDVHHQTGASQSKQFGYNNDFVGVLPLDRRGRRALLVVNHEYTNEDLMFPGFTSQDALTVEQVRAAMAAHGLSVVEIERVGDTGRWQPVARGARPYNRRITALATKFDVTGPAAGSAWLRTAADPSGRTVVGTLNNCAGGITPWGTVLSGEENFNQYFVGGDAVSEELRPKLARYGIDTAKRYPSGSRKWERADERFDLARHPNEANRHGWIVEVDPFDPDGRPRKHTALGRFKHEGANVIVAKDGHVVAYMGDDERFDYLYKFVADKKYLKGNSWHARRHNLTLLESGTLYVAKLEYTSADEVDGSGKLPTDGAFDGRGRWIKLVSGNRSYVDGMTAADVLTFTRLAGDRVGATKMDRPEDVEPSLATGKVYVALTNNSNRGVGSNPKADEANPRTANKHGHVLELVEDRGDNTAETFAWSLPIVCGDPTDPSTYFAGYDKTKVSPISCPDNVAFDSVGNLWISTDGNALGSNDGLFATPVEGPERGHLKQFLTVPLGAEACGPFITTDDRSVFVAVQHPGEISGASIENPASNWPDGDFAKPGVVVTWRLDGGHIGA
- a CDS encoding sigma-70 family RNA polymerase sigma factor, whose protein sequence is MLRALHDEHADALHAYALRLVDGDRQRAEDLVQETLLRAWRSPASLDPERGSVRAWLFTTARNLAIDAWRRRSTRVGEVVTHALPEPPPTVDEAERAVEAWTIAEALSRLSPTHREVLVECFYQGRSVAEAAARLGVPPGTVKSRTHYALRSLRLVLAEMGVTK